Genomic window (Akkermansiaceae bacterium):
CGGTGACCTGCGTCATCGCCATCTCAATGTTGACGTAGGGTTGGAAAACCAGCTTCACCAGACCCACGCCGTTCGATGTCTCCGAACGGACCTCCAGGAGATCATCGACGTTGTTGATGGCGACGATCTCGGAAAAGGAGGTGACCTTCAGCGCCATTTCCTTCGCGTTGAGTCCGTTGTAGGTCCACACCAGGGTGATCTGTGGACTCTCCACCGTTGGCAGGATGTCGGTTGACATCCTCCTCACCGACATGATGCCGAAGAGCATGATCAGGATCGCGAAAACGCCGATCGTGTAGCGGTAACGGAGGGCAAAACGAACAATCCACATGGGCGATGGTCAGGGATATGGGGTCAGCGTTGGCCGAGCCGGGAGAATCTCCATGACATCCGTGGTCAGATCGGCTCGCAGGTGGTTCCCCCTGCGGCGTTTTGATCACGCTGTTGGTGCGGGAGAGGCCTACGGAATGGCACCGCATCCACGATGGTTACCCCCCATCGGCCAAATACGCGGATTTTCCCGGATTCGGAAGAAGGATTCAGTGTGGCGGCAAGCCGCCGATGAACACGGGATCGATCTGGAAACGGTCATCCATCATGTCCTGGAAGAACAATCCTTCCACCTTCTCACCCTGCGCATATCCCAGGTCGGACAGGTCGATCCCCACCGCGACGGCCCGATAAACCAGCTTCGTCGGCCGGGCGAGCAGCTTCATCGAGTTCAGATCCTCGAGGGAGTCCGCCACCTTGTTTTCGGAGAAATGGACATAGGGGGCGGTGACCCGCAACGCTTCGGAGCAATGCAGGTTGAGATCGTAGTTGCGGATCGTGCGGCTGCGCAGCCCTTCCCTGAACTTGAGCGGACTGACGTGGAAGGGATCCCCCTCCGGCGGATAAATCACCGGCTGGAGTTCAAAGAACACCACATCCGGGCCGGGTCCGTTGGTCACCGGCTGGTGGAAACGGATCGCCAGGCCGGGCGTCCCGTCCTCACCGGTGGCCGTGTTCCTGAACATGACCGGATCCGCCGTGAGCGGGGTGGCGGAACCTCCGGGATTGATCACGCCGGTGAGCAGCGACCGGTCCGCCAGGAGAGCCGCGGGCGAAACATTGCCATCCGGCGTCGTCAACAGGTAGTCATAGCGTGTCGCGCACGCCGGATCATTCGGATCCGCCGCGGCAGGGCTGGCGATCTTCGGCCCCGTCATCATGTAGCCGGAGGAAAGTTCGTCCGCCGCCTTGAACCAGATCACATCCGCCCCGATCAGTTGGTCCACCGGATAAATGATCGCCTCGCCCCCACGCTGCACGGTCACTTCCGTCAGATTCTCCGCATACCCGTCGTCCGCCGATGACGCCCGGTAGGAAATGATCCGGTCAGGAAGTTGCTTCCGGTACTTGCTGGCGTCGAAGGTCGCGGCCGTGGTCACCGGATGGAGGGAATCCCGGAGAAGCAGCGCCTGCTTTTCCTTCAAGCGGATCTCGTTGGCTGGCGATGTCTCCGGTTTTCCATCAACGGCCGGATAGACATCCGCGATGCCTTCGACCACGTGGATCTCCGTTTCATTCGAGTCATTCACTTTCAGTGAGAACCGCGTGCCCCTGTCAACGACCGTTGATCCGGGGGTGTCGATGCGGAACCCCTCGGCCCCC
Coding sequences:
- a CDS encoding FecR domain-containing protein translates to MESEQQRFERLWTDYLEGDLDEQGVAELRELLAGNEGLAAQVAPLYQTHRLLGYLYKESDEGSERFVKALRERLPKDGVSFTSEVLRKQRELVSLERTSHGMKPRGSRGLRLVVTGLAAACVTLAAVLLWKNASREPARMAGAAVPDVRVVRLAHARFFGELSPQLHSAIPYDKEYTLIAGMMELKFPNGAEAILEAPAVFRVKENDVLVMDTGTCSVHAPPGAEGFRIDTPGSTVVDRGTRFSLKVNDSNETEIHVVEGIADVYPAVDGKPETSPANEIRLKEKQALLLRDSLHPVTTAATFDASKYRKQLPDRIISYRASSADDGYAENLTEVTVQRGGEAIIYPVDQLIGADVIWFKAADELSSGYMMTGPKIASPAAADPNDPACATRYDYLLTTPDGNVSPAALLADRSLLTGVINPGGSATPLTADPVMFRNTATGEDGTPGLAIRFHQPVTNGPGPDVVFFELQPVIYPPEGDPFHVSPLKFREGLRSRTIRNYDLNLHCSEALRVTAPYVHFSENKVADSLEDLNSMKLLARPTKLVYRAVAVGIDLSDLGYAQGEKVEGLFFQDMMDDRFQIDPVFIGGLPPH